One uncultured Carboxylicivirga sp. genomic window, TGCTGAAGAGAAAATTGCTGCTCATTTCGAAGGTCTTGATTTAAACTTTAATTTTATTGAAGGGGAAAATATCAGTAAAGGAATTTTGAAGTTTATGGATGAACACGGTTGCGATATGGTCACCTTGATTCGTCATAATGAAAGCTTTTTTGATCGTTTGTTTCACCCAAGCACAACAAGGCAGATGGTGTTGCATCCAGAGCATCCAATGCTTATCCTTCATGATTAGGAATAAAAAAGAGGCCGCCGGCCTCTTTTTTATGATATTCTAATTGACATATTCGTTATAAACCCTCTTAAGCCATGGCATTAAAATAAGTATGATTATAAATGCACCAGCTGTTAGTAAAGCGTTGGTCAGGAAGAAATATGATTTTTTTTCAAATACGTCCCAAAGTCCTGAAAGTACACCTGAGAGTTTATTTCCAATTGCAGTGGACAGAAACCATCCTCCCATCATCAAAGCTGCAATACGCTTGGGTGCTAATTTTGAAACCAGGGATAAACCCATTGGACTAAGGCAGAGTTCTCCTATGGTAATTACACCATAGACTCCAAATAACCAGGCAACAGAGGCTTTGCTGATGCCGTTGCCGGAAGCTATAGCAGCCCATACCATCACCAACCAAGATAACGCTGAGATTAACATACCCCATGCAATTTTTCCGGGAGTGGTAGGTTCTTTTTTGCGCCGTCTTAAAAATCCAAAGAACATGACAACTAATGGAGTTAGTACCACTACAAAAAACGGGTTAATGGAAGCCTGGAGTTCTGTAGGCCATAAGTTGATCTTTCCATATTTGGGGAGTTCTTGTTTTGGAACCCTATTCCAATCTTCGTCATTTACATCTCCGGGTTTGCCATCAATATTTCCTACAGGTAAATCTTTAGTGTAATTATCAAAATATGGATTTGGCCCTGTTTTACTTCCTAAATCCTCTCCATGTAATCCTTGCAGTTGTATGGTTCGTGGTACAGTTGATACTTCTTCAGCCTTGGCAACAGTATTTATGACTGATTCGGTTATGCCTTTAACCTCGCGTGAAGTGTTATTTTTTGCCCAATAGGTAAGAGCCGATCCATTTTGATGAAATACAGCCCAGAATATGATTACTACTCCAAATACAGCAAGCAAAGCTGCAATGGGTTCGCGCTCAGTTTTTTTGTCAGCTGATTTCCAGGTAGTAAAAAAGAATAAAATAACTGGTATGCAGAAGAAAATGAAAGCATCAGTTGAATCAGATCCGAAGATATTGTTCGGAATAAACCATCCTAATGCAGCAGCTGCAAAAGCTGGCAGGAATAATACACCAAAGATTCTTGCCATTGAGATATCATTCGGACGTTTAGGCGATATTTTATCCGCTTCTTTTATTTCAGGAACTCTTGCTAGACCAATCATGAACCAGATGACTCCGATGATCATACCGATACCGGCAGCAGCAAATGCCCATCCCCAACCATAGGTGAGCCGCAGATATGCAGCAACGAAATTACAGACAAAGGCACCAATGTTTATACCCATATAGAAGATATTGTATCCTGAGTCTTTTAACGATTCGTATTCAGGTCTTTCGTATAATTTTCCGAGAAGAACTGATACATTAGGTTTGAACATTCCATTACCAAGTATAATTAGTAAGAGTGCAATATAAAAGGCTATCATTGAGTTTGGGATTGATAATCCAATGTAGCCAGCAGCCATCAATACACCACCAATTAAAATAGACTTTCGATACCCGATAAATCGGTCTGCGATCAGCCCTCCGAAGAAAGGAGTCAGATACACTAATGCAAGGTATGTGCCATAAATATCTGCAGCATACATGTTTGTGAATCCTAATCCGGCAAATTCGGATGAAGTTGGCTCAATCATGTATAAACTAAAAATGCCAAGCATGAGGTAATATCCAAAACGTTCCCACATTTCGGTAAAGAAGAGAATCATTAACCCCTTGGGGTGCTTTTGGTTCTTTGCCATAAGTTTAAGTTTTTTAGACGAGATGTTATCTTTTTAAAGTTAGACTATGTCAAACGGAAAAAGTATGATATTTAGCATCTTAACCAAGATTGCATTTTACATACCTGATGAAAAGATATAAAAAAAGCCGGTTTGAATGCTACAAACCGGCTTTAAATATATTACAATCGATTATTTAATACCATGCATCATCCTCTTTAACCAAGGAGATAAAGCAAAAAGAATAAGACCTGCAATGAATGATTGAATGGCAATAAACCAGAAAACAGGAATACTAGTATCAAGTACCGATTCTAATTTAAGAGAAATAGCTTTCATCTGAGAAGCAACAAAGTTACCAGCTGCAAAACTACCCATCCAAACACCCATCATCGTAGATACAAGTTTGGTGGGGGAAAGTTTGGTAACCATAGAAAGGCCAATAGGAGATAAGCAAAGTTCCCCAAATGTGTGAATCATAAATACCATAACTAACCAGATTGGACTCACCAGATGGCTCTCAGCTCGTTCTGAGGCAATTGCCATTACAACAAATCCTAATCCTAATAGGATCATTCCCCAAACAAATTTCATTGGAGTATTTGGGTTAAGTTTTACTCTGTCCAATCTTGACCAGAGGATCGTGAATAAAGGCGCAAATACAACAATAAATACTGCATTTACACTTTGGAACCATGTGGCAGGTATTTCAAATGAGCCAATCATACGATTGGTATTGTCTCGGGCGAAAATGCTAAACGTTGTTCCGGCTTGCTCAAATCCTGCCCAGAAGAAGATGTTGA contains:
- a CDS encoding peptide MFS transporter, translating into MAKNQKHPKGLMILFFTEMWERFGYYLMLGIFSLYMIEPTSSEFAGLGFTNMYAADIYGTYLALVYLTPFFGGLIADRFIGYRKSILIGGVLMAAGYIGLSIPNSMIAFYIALLLIILGNGMFKPNVSVLLGKLYERPEYESLKDSGYNIFYMGINIGAFVCNFVAAYLRLTYGWGWAFAAAGIGMIIGVIWFMIGLARVPEIKEADKISPKRPNDISMARIFGVLFLPAFAAAALGWFIPNNIFGSDSTDAFIFFCIPVILFFFTTWKSADKKTEREPIAALLAVFGVVIIFWAVFHQNGSALTYWAKNNTSREVKGITESVINTVAKAEEVSTVPRTIQLQGLHGEDLGSKTGPNPYFDNYTKDLPVGNIDGKPGDVNDEDWNRVPKQELPKYGKINLWPTELQASINPFFVVVLTPLVVMFFGFLRRRKKEPTTPGKIAWGMLISALSWLVMVWAAIASGNGISKASVAWLFGVYGVITIGELCLSPMGLSLVSKLAPKRIAALMMGGWFLSTAIGNKLSGVLSGLWDVFEKKSYFFLTNALLTAGAFIIILILMPWLKRVYNEYVN